In Nocardia asteroides, a single genomic region encodes these proteins:
- a CDS encoding SCO6880 family protein, which yields MTSTDTYERRSYGLWQKPRSAGLFGLRWEETVIGFVVVITALICAMVGGFQWGVIVGGVGVVVMVPLVWRSGGRSGYETGIMMFNWMRSRNRGEHVYRGGRFSRIPGGVTRLPGLLAPSKLYEGIDAGGYSFGMIHLPQFAQYTVVLRAWPQGHEAVDQPVIDRWVSAWGTFLASVGQTSDIIAVVPVIDTVPETGNRLLTEVSTITRPDAPDLAQQVMYELATELPQERVQLLPRVAITFKATTAERRKNPAEEAVEIGRRLPGICAALAEAGVRAQPMAAEEVIAFIRRSYDPAAQADLEVAAGEPGGHGLDWADAGPVSHDEKWDHLLHDGGRSVTWEMDAAPEGAVDERVLQRLLAPNPEVPRKRIAIVYRPHSAADAAEIVDDDFKNALVAQQSERGVVSAAATLRVGATQQAREEQARGHGVTRFGALVTITEPMRGDLPRIEAITRDLSTQARLKIRRCYRYQAAAFAASLGCGVILPEHATIPKALAG from the coding sequence CTGGCAGAAGCCCCGCAGCGCAGGTCTGTTCGGCCTGCGCTGGGAGGAGACCGTCATCGGTTTCGTCGTCGTGATCACCGCGCTGATCTGCGCGATGGTCGGCGGCTTCCAATGGGGGGTGATCGTCGGCGGCGTCGGTGTCGTCGTGATGGTTCCGCTGGTGTGGCGGTCCGGGGGGCGCTCCGGGTACGAGACGGGAATTATGATGTTCAACTGGATGCGGTCGCGCAATCGCGGCGAGCACGTCTACCGCGGCGGCCGGTTCTCCCGGATCCCCGGCGGCGTCACCCGGCTGCCAGGGCTGCTCGCGCCCTCCAAGCTCTACGAGGGCATCGACGCGGGCGGCTACAGCTTCGGCATGATCCACCTGCCGCAGTTCGCGCAGTACACGGTGGTGCTGCGGGCCTGGCCGCAGGGGCACGAGGCGGTGGACCAGCCGGTCATCGACCGCTGGGTCTCGGCCTGGGGCACCTTCCTCGCCTCGGTCGGCCAGACCAGCGACATCATCGCCGTCGTCCCGGTGATCGACACCGTGCCGGAGACCGGCAACCGGCTGCTCACCGAGGTCTCCACCATCACCCGCCCGGACGCGCCGGACCTGGCGCAGCAGGTGATGTACGAGCTCGCCACCGAGCTGCCGCAGGAGCGGGTGCAGCTGCTGCCCCGGGTCGCGATCACCTTCAAGGCCACCACCGCCGAGCGGCGCAAGAACCCGGCCGAGGAGGCGGTGGAGATCGGGCGCAGGCTGCCCGGCATCTGCGCCGCGCTCGCCGAGGCGGGGGTGCGCGCGCAGCCGATGGCGGCCGAGGAGGTCATCGCCTTCATCCGGCGCAGCTACGACCCGGCCGCGCAGGCCGACCTCGAGGTCGCCGCGGGCGAGCCCGGCGGGCACGGCCTGGACTGGGCCGACGCCGGGCCGGTCTCGCACGACGAGAAATGGGACCACCTGCTGCACGACGGCGGCCGCTCGGTCACCTGGGAGATGGACGCCGCCCCCGAGGGCGCCGTCGACGAGCGGGTGCTGCAGCGCCTGCTGGCGCCGAACCCGGAGGTGCCGCGCAAGCGGATCGCCATCGTGTACCGGCCGCACTCGGCCGCGGACGCCGCCGAGATCGTCGACGACGACTTCAAGAACGCGCTGGTGGCGCAGCAGAGCGAACGCGGCGTCGTGTCGGCCGCGGCAACCCTGCGGGTGGGCGCCACCCAGCAGGCGCGAGAGGAACAGGCACGTGGTCACGGCGTTACGCGGTTCGGCGCGCTCGTGACCATCACCGAACCGATGCGCGGAGATCTGCCGCGCATCGAGGCGATTACCCGCGACCTGTCCACACAGGCGCGGTTGAAGATCCGGCGGTGCTACCGGTACCAGGCGGCGGCTTTCGCGGCTTCCCTCGGGTGCGGTGTCATCCTGCCGGAGCACGCGACCATTCCGAAGGCATTGGCGGGGTGA